In Opisthocomus hoazin isolate bOpiHoa1 chromosome 12, bOpiHoa1.hap1, whole genome shotgun sequence, the sequence GTTTGGCAGAGGCGAAACCCTTTTTTCTACAGAATCTCTTTCACTTCAGTGAGGTTTTTCCACCTGTATCTCCTCTAAAccaaattctgattttaaatccTTTTTGCTTTGGTCTCTGGGAACAAAGGAGGGTAAGAAAGCTCTTCTTCCTTGCACCTGCCCCCTCCTCTCGGTCTCCTCCAGGTTTGTGCATCCTGACTGACCTCAGTGCAGTCTTTAACGTTTTGAAAAGCATAATCACTGggtccctgttctttttctttgcttaacCCTTGATCACTGTTCTTACAGGATTATGCCTGGGAACAGAGAGATCTGGTGCTGTGCTTAACTGTTGCTCCTTTTAAAGGACAAAGGCCATTTATTACACTTTTCTATTGATGAAGTTCACCACATTTCCAAATATTCCCTAAATCCATGATTAAATCGATAAATAACCCCTGATACAGTCCAAAAATTACTGAAGTGCAACAGGCTCACATTTTTCAGGATTGCATAAAAATGATGACTTACAGATTTGCATTGAGAGTTACTAATGAATCTTTCTGCTTAAATCAGGAGAAACAAAGCCCTGGCAGAACACCACATTTCTTCATCTTTGTTACAGGTTCAGTACTCTGCCTAGGGTAAAACATGGGGTGGGATTACTTCTCATCTTGACAAGCGCCCTGAAAAAACTTCCGGATGCCTGACGCAGTGGAGTCAACATCACCAGATCTGAGACCACATCTTAGATTCTTCTATCCCACCTCACTTCAGAATGGTGCTGAAATGTTGCAGGGATCCAGAAGGTCATCAATGGTGTGAAATCACTAAGTTCTTAAAAGAGTAAGTATTATTAAAGCATAATGCATAAGGAGTAATCTAATTGCAAATTGATGGCACATGAGCTGTGCTTTATTAACACATTACTTGACACTTAATTTGTACATTGAGAAATAGGTCCTTTTGCATTATAATAAGTGATTTTCATATTCAGAATTGTTTGATTTGAAAGGTAAAATATTGTGTGAATAGTTTTCCTTTAGTATTTTTACATTGCTCAAAGGAATATCACCAGTTTGTCCTCAGTTGCTTCACTTGTCCCATTTACTGCTGTTGTGCGTTTATAAATAGGATAGAGCAAATAATGTGCATATTAAAAGGACTCGTGATATTTGCCTGAAATACCGGAAAATAATACTGATGCTCTTCCAGGTTACATTTGCTATTTTGCACAACTACTTTAGGCCTattattttctctgcagaaaatGTAGTTTTCTATGCAGCAGATGTAGTTTGACTACATCTGAAAATGCTCATGTATCAAACCTAAAATGATTTAAGTATCTGAAGTATGATGAATTTCCATCAAATCCAAGACAGGTCTGCCTGAATCACTGCCAACAGTCCCGGCCCAGTACTCCAGGATTGGGCCCCTTTCACATCTTTTCTCCTCCGAACTTTTTACCTCTGTGACAGACTTCTAGACATGCCCCAAACAGATGTTTCCAAAACAGACCTGCCAAGTGGACTCTCCCCAGCATTGTGAcatgccgcgattgagagacgggacaccgcttgatgcaagcaggatgatcgttttattgttcttacacacatacatttatacagatcagaaggcagcgtgttttaaactgatcggttaagtttcaaactaggcacctattgattggttaacacagttgctaatacagacacattcttttcctaaatttatctaaactaaggccatgcagacacattcttttcttatcttatccaaggccttgcttcctccttcaggatggctcggcactatctctcttcttctcagggtcaggatggctcggcactaactcccttcttcccagggtttatggcccacaagttccaacacatcctccctcatcaattgcaccgcgctgggggccctgctgaggcccacatctcccccttcctgttgtacaataagaattccttttactgagcgtgttattagtttttgcaaacactgcaacaggcatggaaggagcaataacagaaaaataaaaacagctaaagcatacactgctgtctttatagcatgtacacaaaacccatggtttgcaagtgttacagaaaagacacgaaactttcgtgactggtgtttctatatgctggttcatacagtccttctatgtttatgattctaccgtcctgattgtcccggtcctctggaggaggttcaccaacttgctgctctgaaggttggtcccgggtgcgatccgatttgtcctcagacggttgtggcaacgattcacggaaaggccgcacactttttgctggaatccaatcgggggcctctttctgtgaaaacacaagcataacctctgccccacgtgataagggggtagggtcccatgatcttacctgtttcagaatctcgaatcaatactggggccttaattgttgcttcaaacgaagcgtttgtattaaaatgacaaactatcggagggttgctgtctaacagagaacaatttaaaaaattaaaaacatataaggctttctgtagacgctcctcaggggtagcagtccctactccccctttttgttgttgtaacaagcgtttcagagattgatgagagcgttcaattaaggattggcctgtaggggagtgaggaatgccagtaacgtgagtaatcccccaggagttaaaaaaagcttttgttgcggcacggacacgtaggcagggccgttgtccgtcttgatttgagagggtatacctaaagtggcgaaggcacgcattaaatgtttttgaacatcacgtgtcttttctcctgtgtggcaggaggtaaataaggcaccagaaaaggtatcaatggaagagtgaatacattttagatgaccaaattctgaaaagtgggttacatcggtttgccacagttgtaagctttgcagtcccctaggattaactcttcccgctaccgacggaaaggagtgtttttgacagtcaggacacacagcgataatgttagttgcttgctgggtagtgaggtcaaattgccgtttaagacctccagcattctggtgaaaaaaagaatggctgagtttagcctgtgctacgcgctccggtaatacttgcactggtaaagtaagcatatcagctcgttgattcccttctgcaatgaaaccaggtaaaacagtatgtgccctgacgtgcatgacaaaatagggatgagggcgcgagtccaggaggaaaataagttcctgcaataaagcaaaaaattcagaatgtgagacattatgtaacacagatgcttcagcccgttcaacaattcctgcaacataagttgagtcagtaattatgttaagcggtgtggaccactttcagaaaactcgaacaaccgcgttcagttctactatctgaggagaaccaggcacagtgtctatatccgagtcccattgtccacgttggtcatcccaccataagatgactgatttatgcgactttccagagccgtccgtaaacacggtgagggcctgcaagggttggttgCCTCTTTTTGGCCTGgagagaagatgaaagtcagcattgagtagcttatgagatggcgggtgagaagtaagttggcctgtatagccagctattgctacactgaaggcatcggattgttggtggagccactgtaagtaagtacttgccacaggcaaacagatgcaggcaaagtccattcctgatagtgtcagtaaacgttgctgggctctaatgattaaagatgcaaacatctcgtgctgtgttgaaatagtctttgcagattgattgggtaagaaaatccattcaataattagcagtgggtctgatttctgagaatcccactgaaatattagcgcatgaggttgtcaagcggggttcaaaataatcagaaaaaagggtagttcgggagcccatcgatgtgcttgtcggagactaattgctgtagcaactttttgcagggaagtagtggcttcagggtcaagactgcggggggagcgcaagtcagtgtccccttttagcagtctaaataaaggacttaggtccgcattagaaatccccaacagtggtcgaacccaattgattgttcccaacaatttttgtgcatcatgtaaattttgtatgtctgtctgtatctgcagaggttggggagttatagtttgggccctggtgcgccaacctaagtatttccatggagatattttttgaaccttttccggtgcaatacagaggcctgccgagttaacggcagccatgacaagagctatggcttcctccatgacctcatggacttgtgcagccaccaggatgtcatccatatagtgatacaacaagacactaggcatcgtagttctaacaggggtaagtactttagccacgtaccactgacaaatcatAGGACTGTTCTTCATTCTCTGTGGCAGCACAACCCACTGGTATCTctgcaatggggcttgcatgttgacgcttggaactgaaaaggcaaatttaagagtatcgtctggatgcagtgggatattaaaaaagcagtctttgaggtcaataacagtgaAGTGCCagtctcgagggatcatagtaggggacgggagtcctggttgaagggctcccatatcttccatagcgtcattaatttttctaaggtcatggagtaagcgccacttgtcagtttgtttcttgatgacaaagacaggtgaattccaagggctagtggagggcatgatgtgcccttttgtcaactgctccgtgactaattcctggagggcgcgaagcttttccagagggaggggccattgatctacccaaatagggtgaTCGGTTTTctaagttaatttcagggtgttgcgcacttcaatggccccatctaaaaatgggtccgaatggacattccccactgagacagtacgtcgcgcccccacaggatcATAGGAACAGGTAatacaaaaggcttaacagaagctatatgcccttccggaccttggatttggattaattctacgctttggtgacttttaccagttcccccaattccagctaatgtctgggaaacgttagccagaggccattgtggaggccacttggcctgggatattactgtgacattagctccagtatcaataatcccatttagcattactttttgccccccacgaataagggtacattggtacacaggtcgtttctgggaaatagactgtacccataaaatttgtgggttccCTGTAGAtccaaaccctctctgcctttgttgaggttggttaggaattggggagtTCGTCACTgcgggaatcaatatcaattgtgttATACGGTtgccttctggtaccgtgcaaggaggaaacggggtccatgccatgatttcaatttcatcagtactgtcagaatcaataacctctggtagtacaaaaagtcctgacaaggtggtagatgatcttcctaacaaaagcgcttgggtttttgggggtaggggccccgaaacatttgttaacaataagtgaaccgaggaatcgagcaacgttactgtgtgggaggttgccaggtccaatccggcgctaccagctgctgttgggtggagacttgagacactgctggttccctctgtaggggttgaaacgtcggctgcggtacttgtgtctgcgcgcgtcgctgccccgcgctccgcgatcggtttccctgtatcggttgaccctggaaatcatacttagaccgacattgattagcataatgacacccttttcggcatctaaggcagaccccaggggcctggtgcctggtaccagcattggtagccaaacagttttttttcaaatgacctggtttgctgcaaccataacaattcctgggccccccagagctgtgcatggccgcgaaagcagcagccatggcttcaagtttatgatccatagtgccaattctattacaagcttctaccatctccaccagtgtggggtttggatttgggagagatttcagtaactttttacaatccacattagcattttctacagccaattttaacaacaaaatctcctgcgcttccgtattgtctatctgacgctccagagcttgcttcagcctgtcaataaattGCATATAAGGTttccgggggtcctgggtaatcgtagtgaaggttttttgcggtttttgtgagtcagggaccttaaaaagggcttttttagcttcttcacgagttgcctcaagagcttcccgtgggatatcccgggcttgagccaccggatcagaatactgacccatgccagtaaggtgttctatagtcagcgcagctatagctgcattgccatgatccacgtaagtcgtgagaagtgcctggagtccccccctccagcgtgactcccacagggagtactgtgtcggagtcagtaacagttgcgctaaagattttaaatcatgcggagttataacataagtgtcaaaaacagaagacagcaaacttgcaaaatacggagacgaaagcccgtgctcagtaacagtacgacgcagttccttaattaccgagaaagataaagcctcccactgagccccccgaccctgatagatcacggaggctacaattgttttagcgatttctaactccccctccttcaaggcttggcattttatattagcccacacatcgtgCGGGTTaagggggtagagatccggttctgtTTCCGGATCCACCGGAcctgggtcaaaaggatccccccctggggggtatcctgcagcacacactcttaagggtttgttctccggcagcaccggaggagCCGTGgaagagttatcctcctcccctgctttgtctttatgatttttctcttgcgcttttaaagtctcaaaaacactcctccaccaggggagcatacgctgggcTTCGGCATTCCCtgtcgttgccgcgtcccatagtttcacccccacatcgtcccaaagttcccgcgtaaagatagtagacgcagttacggtgggcatcttcacttgtacccatttaagcattagtttaagatcatgcccagaaatattctttccatgtcttttaaggagagctttcataagctcatatacgtctctctctggggaagacgtctgacttcccatgtttcccacagctcacctctcagctctggagggattgtttaagccggctcctgcttcctttcagcagctcattcaacgtcctgtgggactcgcagcatgccacgcagataggtggttctcTCTGAACCACAtcagggtcaccaatttgccgcgattgagagacgggacaccgcttgatgcaagcaggatgatcgttttattgttcttacacacatacatttatacagatcagaaggcagcgtgttttaaactgattggttaagtttcaaactaggcacctattgattggttaacacagttgctaatacagacacattcttttcctaagtttatctaaactaaggccatgcagacacattcttttcttatcttatccaaggccttgcttcctccttcaggatggctcagcactatctctcttcttctcagggtcaggatggctaggcactaactcccttcttcccagggtttatggcccacaggttccaacacatcctccctcatcaattgcaccgcgctgggggccctgctgaggcccacagtgACATAAACTGCTCCAGGATCAGGCACTAGGTATGTTCATGACTCCTCTGGTTCCTCAGCAGGCCAAGCAGCCCCAGGACTTTGCCCTGCACAGCATGGGCAGACGAGCTGTGGGCACACCACCAGCCTCACAGGGCAGGTACTTGAGGGTCTCCACCACAGAACTGGGAGCTTGAGCCTTTTGGGTGCCCTGTTTCCAATGAGACACATAAACCTGGGCTGACTTCTCTGTAAAACTGATTCTTGCCAATTCTGTGGGTGTTAAGAGTGAAACACATGATATGAAAATAGCTCCCTGCATTGTCTGTCTGTGAGACCTTCCAATCAGCCTATGAAACTGTCAAGACCAAATTTTACCAATAACTGAGGAACCCCAGGAGTACAAGTTCTCTACATATAGTTCATCTGGTGCTTTTCCACTGTGTCTCCAAGCAATAAAAAATCCAGGGAAATGTTTGTTTGCTTGAAATCACAGTATTTCTTGTGAATTAGCCGCCAGGCCTATCAACCACAAGGCAACTTTTATGTCAGTAATGCAGCAGTGACCTCTGCTGCACAGCTGATGCCAGTTCATACTTCTTCTGCTAAATTCAACCTGCTGTTAATATTTCTTCAGAGAAGTTAAACAACAattttttcaaaagcaagtaTACTTGCCACAAGGTAAGAGCATCCCTCGTTTTACTAATAAAGAGGAGGGCTTCAAACTCCAAAAGATTATTTTCCAGGTTACTGGCCTGAGCGTACCACAACTTAGTTTGAATGTTTTCACTGGTTATCAGGAATAGTATTAGCGTTAAATGAACCTTGAACTACCCTCGTAACAATATTCCTGTTCATTTTACTGGGAAGGAACCTGAGGCACAAGCCACTGGGTGACTTGCCCACAGTCACACCCTAAACCAACGGCAGAGGCACCAAGTTCAGGGGAAATCATGACCTCAAGCCCTATTTAATCCCAAGATCATCCTTCCCTTTCCTGTGCTGGATCAGCAGAATATCAACCCACTGTAAATGGCACGTCTCATGCCCATACATTGCACTCCACACCATTCGCGCGACAAGGAAAAGTCCAAAATTTTTCcaatacagactggaaaaaagacAGTATGCTTGTTTTCAGCTCTTCACTCTACTTGATCATATGAGAGCAGTCATAAGCTTATTCATCTTAATGAATAACTGAGCAAACATAAATTCTGCAAAGTTAGCGGGAGCACCATGTAAAACACTCTGTGCTTTCCTCTCACTGCTAACTCTTTTCTCTCCACTCCGTCCTCCAAGGGACCAGGGCCTGTCCCTACACTGTGTGCACGAGGAATGTGGGTCCAGCATTACCGCACACTGTCCAGTCCAAAAAAGTGAAAGCTGGCATTGAGCAAAGCTGTGTGATCCCATGCTGCCTCTGCATGGTCAAACCAGGCTGGAGGAAGCAGCAAATTTTCACCCAAACCCTCCGGCCGTAAGCAGAAAGTTTCCTAACAGCATTCTTCAGTTACTACTTATTTATTACTGCCAGTGACATCCAATACAGCTGATAACAGGAGTAAAAAGACTTCCCAAGAAAAGCTCTGAAGTCCAATTTCCATCTCAGATGTGCAAAGGCAAAGGGCAGTGAGCACGTGTGGCAAGCTGGCTGGCTGGTAGTGTCCGTGAAACACTGATGCCTGCAGGGCATTAAGACCTATGGATTTCCTCAGGACAGCACTGGAGAGTAGGATTTATGAAGTACGAGGGCTCTGACTTGTCAGCTTAGACTACTGAGCATCCAAGACTGCTATAAAGATCCCTATTCATACATCAGTATCAggaaattatggaaaaaatacaAGGTTTTAAAAGAATAGAAAATGAAAGTTAGTGCAATATACTGCTGCCCAGTTACAGCTGTTA encodes:
- the LOC142362789 gene encoding uncharacterized protein LOC142362789; this encodes MGSQTSSPERDVYELMKALLKRHGKNISGHDLKLMLKWVQVKMPTVTASTIFTRELWDDVGVKLWDAATTGNAEAQRMLPWWRSVFETLKAQEKNHKDKAGEEDNSSTAPPVLPENKPLRVCAAGYPPGGDPFDPGPVDPETEPDLYPLNPHDVWANIKCQALKEGELEIAKTIVASVIYQGRGAQWEALSFSVIKELRRTVTEHGLSSPYFASLLSSVFDTYVITPHDLKSLAQLLLTPTQYSLWESRWRGGLQALLTTYVDHGNAAIAALTIEHLTGMGQYSDPVAQARDIPREALEATREEAKKALFKVPDSQKPQKTFTTITQDPRKPYMQFIDRLKQALERQIDNTEAQEILLLKLAVENANVDCKKLLKSLPNPNPTLVEMVEACNRIGTMDHKLEAMAAAFAAMHSSGGPRNCYGCSKPGHLKKNCLATNAGTRHQAPGVCLRCRKGCHYANQCRSKYDFQGQPIQGNRSRSAGQRRAQTQVPQPTFQPLQREPAVSQVSTQQQLVAPDWTWQPPTHSKRQHASPIAEIPVGCAATENEEQSYDLSVELIFLLDSRPHPYFVMHVRAHTVLPGFIAEGNQRADMLTLPVQVLPERVAQAKLSHSFFHQNAGGLKRQFDLTTQQATNIIAVCPDCQKHSFPSVAGRVNPRGLQSLQLWQTDVTHFSEFGHLKCIHSSIDTFSGALFTSCHTGEKTRDVQKHLMRAFATLGIPSQIKTDNGPAYVSVPQQKLFLTPGGLLTLLAFLTPLQANP